In Paenibacillus sp. BIC5C1, a genomic segment contains:
- a CDS encoding GrpB family protein, which yields MTDHLQPENWPAWATESIEIVEANPMWDSQAQEEIRQLKELLQELNIHKFEHIGSTSIPGLPAKPIIDLMGEVKSWEDMDLIANQLNPAGWNYVPPELDGREYRRFWVRVKDGKRAVHLHLMRPGEERWGRQIQFRDVLRQRPDLVEVYSALKAKLADENKDDREAYTAAKTEFIIQVLDEGI from the coding sequence ATGACAGATCATCTGCAACCGGAAAACTGGCCTGCGTGGGCGACAGAATCGATAGAGATTGTAGAGGCCAATCCCATGTGGGACTCGCAGGCTCAGGAAGAAATTCGACAACTCAAAGAACTATTACAGGAGCTCAATATTCATAAATTTGAACATATCGGAAGCACATCGATTCCGGGATTGCCGGCAAAGCCCATTATTGATTTGATGGGAGAGGTGAAGTCGTGGGAGGACATGGACTTAATTGCCAATCAGCTGAATCCGGCAGGCTGGAACTACGTTCCACCTGAACTGGATGGTCGGGAATACAGACGATTCTGGGTCAGAGTGAAGGATGGCAAGAGGGCTGTACATCTTCATCTGATGCGCCCAGGCGAGGAACGTTGGGGTCGCCAAATCCAGTTCCGGGATGTGCTGAGACAGCGCCCGGATCTGGTAGAGGTTTATTCGGCCTTGAAAGCTAAACTTGCGGATGAGAATAAGGACGACAGGGAAGCGTATACCGCTGCCAAAACGGAATTTATTATACAAGTGCTTGATGAAGGCATTTGA
- a CDS encoding DUF2809 domain-containing protein, with amino-acid sequence MRKAFFKDRLIYFIAVIITMAAGLASRHFGELLPDFVREHFGDALWAAMIYFGVRMVWMNRSKELALIVSLLFSWAVECSQMIQIAWLNEVRSTMLGALILGRGFLVMDLLRYAVGILCVYGIDRYFLSNKKA; translated from the coding sequence ATGAGGAAGGCATTTTTCAAAGACAGATTGATTTATTTCATTGCAGTGATCATAACCATGGCGGCAGGACTGGCGTCCAGACACTTTGGTGAACTTTTACCGGATTTTGTACGTGAGCATTTTGGTGATGCCTTGTGGGCAGCGATGATTTATTTTGGGGTACGCATGGTTTGGATGAATCGCAGCAAAGAGTTGGCGCTGATCGTAAGCCTGCTTTTTAGCTGGGCCGTCGAATGTTCGCAAATGATTCAGATCGCTTGGCTGAACGAAGTGCGTTCAACGATGCTGGGTGCGCTTATTTTGGGACGTGGATTTCTGGTGATGGATCTGTTGAGGTATGCTGTCGGCATTCTGTGCGTCTATGGGATCGATCGTTATTTCCTGAGCAATAAGAAGGCTTGA
- a CDS encoding GNAT family N-acetyltransferase — MNVEKLFTESPEFETERLILRRLTLNDLDDYFMFASDPKVSQQSLWNCHETLDDSVQYIQRVLDNYEKKTVYIWAFILKETGKLIGRGGIFHLNESMQSAELGYAIASSCWGKGLAAEAMQPIVEYCFQELDCNRLEGKCNAGNIGSARVMEKLGMSYEGLMRKQLKIKGVFTDQKLYSRIRDDL, encoded by the coding sequence GTGAATGTAGAGAAGCTTTTTACGGAATCACCCGAATTTGAGACAGAGCGTTTGATACTGAGACGTCTTACGCTCAACGACCTCGATGATTATTTTATGTTTGCCTCTGATCCGAAAGTGAGTCAGCAAAGTTTGTGGAACTGCCATGAGACGTTGGATGATTCCGTTCAATATATTCAAAGAGTGTTAGACAATTATGAGAAGAAAACGGTCTATATATGGGCCTTTATTCTGAAAGAAACGGGGAAACTGATCGGGCGAGGTGGCATTTTTCATCTAAATGAATCCATGCAAAGTGCGGAACTGGGGTACGCGATTGCCAGCAGTTGTTGGGGCAAAGGCCTTGCAGCAGAAGCGATGCAGCCGATTGTTGAATACTGTTTTCAGGAACTGGACTGCAATCGGCTGGAGGGGAAATGCAATGCAGGCAACATCGGTTCTGCACGAGTGATGGAGAAGCTGGGCATGTCATATGAAGGTTTGATGCGTAAACAATTGAAGATCAAAGGTGTGTTTACGGATCAAAAATTGTACTCCCGTATCCGGGATGATCTATAA
- a CDS encoding DUF952 domain-containing protein: MIYSIISRAVWEQVSKQSVYAPDSLETDGFIHCSTKEQIPWVAAQFYQGRTDLLLIGIDERALKPELVYEDLYELNELFPHIYGELNLDAVRKVISFEPNEDGTFSFPE; the protein is encoded by the coding sequence ATGATCTACAGTATTATTTCCCGAGCGGTATGGGAGCAGGTATCCAAGCAGAGCGTGTATGCACCGGATAGCCTGGAGACGGACGGTTTCATTCATTGTTCCACTAAAGAACAGATTCCATGGGTAGCGGCTCAATTTTATCAAGGGCGTACGGATTTGTTATTGATTGGCATTGATGAGAGGGCCTTGAAGCCGGAACTGGTGTATGAGGACCTGTATGAGTTGAATGAACTGTTTCCACATATCTATGGTGAACTTAATTTGGATGCTGTACGGAAAGTCATTTCTTTTGAACCGAATGAAGACGGGACGTTTTCTTTTCCTGAATAA
- a CDS encoding DUF1572 family protein produces MDMNQVFLDTAEKQFLYYKQLGEKAMEQLESEQLFQSWNEDANSIAVIVKHLWGNMLSRWTDVLTTDGEKPWRERDAEFVNDISTREELLAKWEEGWNCLLGAIRSFTPEQLSHIIYIRNEGHTVMEAIIRQLAHYPYHVGQIIYAAKMLKETAWNSLSIPRNGSDRYNGGKFAKPKARKHFTDDELRIEKGKGEEQQ; encoded by the coding sequence GTGGATATGAATCAGGTATTTCTGGATACAGCCGAGAAGCAATTTTTGTATTACAAACAGCTTGGGGAAAAGGCCATGGAGCAATTGGAATCCGAGCAACTGTTTCAATCCTGGAATGAAGATGCCAACAGCATTGCGGTTATTGTGAAGCATCTATGGGGCAATATGCTGTCCCGTTGGACGGATGTGCTGACAACCGATGGAGAAAAGCCGTGGCGTGAACGTGATGCGGAATTTGTGAATGATATTTCGACCCGGGAAGAGCTGCTCGCCAAATGGGAGGAAGGCTGGAACTGTTTGCTTGGAGCCATTCGTTCTTTTACACCGGAGCAACTGTCTCATATTATATATATTCGCAATGAAGGACATACCGTCATGGAGGCAATCATCCGGCAATTGGCGCATTACCCTTATCATGTGGGGCAGATTATCTATGCAGCCAAAATGCTCAAAGAAACCGCGTGGAACAGTCTTTCCATTCCGAGAAATGGTTCGGACCGATATAATGGCGGCAAATTTGCCAAGCCGAAGGCACGAAAACATTTTACAGATGATGAATTACGCATAGAAAAAGGTAAAGGTGAGGAACAGCAATGA
- a CDS encoding histidine phosphatase family protein: MTQIALIRHGSTAWNKEKRSQGQTDNPLDREGREQALLLAARLSEETWDAIYASDLERASETARIIGDRLGIQEIHLDPRLREMGGGQVEGTTEAERLAKWGADWNTLDLGRELADAGTSRGSAAIEDIVRQHPNGRVIVVSHGAILRNTLRGLVPELDVSAKLSNTSITRISWEAESWQCDLYNCSVHLNSSKEL, encoded by the coding sequence ATGACACAGATCGCATTGATTCGCCATGGAAGCACGGCGTGGAATAAGGAGAAACGTTCGCAAGGCCAAACGGATAATCCGTTGGATCGGGAAGGAAGAGAACAGGCACTATTGCTTGCTGCAAGACTGAGTGAGGAAACGTGGGATGCCATCTATGCAAGTGATCTGGAGCGTGCAAGTGAGACGGCTCGCATCATTGGAGATCGTTTGGGAATACAAGAGATTCATTTGGACCCGAGGTTGCGTGAAATGGGCGGTGGGCAGGTGGAGGGTACGACCGAAGCTGAGCGTCTAGCCAAATGGGGAGCGGATTGGAATACTCTGGATTTAGGGCGGGAACTTGCGGATGCAGGTACGAGTCGGGGCAGTGCCGCGATAGAAGATATTGTACGACAGCATCCCAATGGAAGAGTGATCGTTGTCAGCCATGGCGCTATTCTTCGTAATACACTGCGAGGGTTGGTTCCTGAACTTGATGTGAGCGCAAAGCTGTCCAACACGTCGATCACCCGGATTTCTTGGGAAGCTGAGTCTTGGCAATGTGATCTATACAATTGCAGCGTGCATCTGAATTCCTCCAAGGAGTTGTGA
- a CDS encoding DUF2785 domain-containing protein yields the protein MDALALKQKLRQIDSANLSAHEVEHPYELALHMMQHIGSPDPVLRDELIYVTFATWIGQGVFSEEQLSQLLHMALDDQHLFHGIGEQGTDSVFTRTFSVLLLPPILSVDRQRPFLKKEEIEVIHHRLTTYLEREKDVRGYVDDKGWAHAPAHAADAVEDLAQSPYMERVALRELLHALTVKITESSVVYIHDEDQRIAHAVVTILCRNLLEQNDISSWIDSLHPNDKTEGKSLLEISQMSLNLRVFLQTLYLAIRTEDVEPFPAVRSFILQALEKK from the coding sequence ATGGATGCTCTGGCATTAAAACAGAAATTGCGGCAGATTGATTCGGCTAATTTATCCGCCCATGAAGTAGAACATCCTTACGAATTGGCTCTGCATATGATGCAGCATATTGGCAGTCCAGACCCGGTTTTGCGGGATGAATTGATCTATGTTACGTTTGCGACCTGGATTGGACAGGGTGTATTTTCGGAAGAACAGCTCAGTCAGCTGTTACATATGGCGCTGGATGATCAGCATCTTTTTCATGGTATTGGAGAACAAGGCACGGACAGTGTGTTTACCCGAACCTTCTCTGTGCTGCTCCTGCCTCCAATTCTGAGTGTAGATCGTCAACGGCCTTTTCTGAAAAAGGAAGAGATAGAGGTTATTCATCATCGGTTGACTACGTATCTGGAACGTGAAAAAGATGTTCGCGGCTATGTCGATGATAAGGGCTGGGCGCACGCTCCGGCACACGCGGCAGATGCAGTTGAAGATCTTGCACAGTCGCCTTATATGGAGCGGGTAGCCTTACGGGAGCTTTTGCATGCACTCACTGTGAAAATTACCGAATCGAGTGTGGTCTACATCCATGATGAGGATCAGCGGATTGCTCATGCAGTGGTCACCATCCTTTGTCGCAATCTGCTGGAGCAAAACGATATTTCGTCTTGGATCGATTCACTGCATCCAAACGATAAGACGGAGGGGAAATCGCTTCTGGAGATCAGCCAGATGAGCTTGAATTTGCGCGTCTTTCTGCAGACGCTCTATCTTGCCATACGGACAGAAGACGTAGAGCCCTTTCCCGCTGTGCGTTCATTTATTTTGCAGGCTTTGGAGAAAAAATGA